A genomic stretch from Acidimicrobiales bacterium includes:
- a CDS encoding FAD-dependent oxidoreductase, which yields MLGAPPARIVVIGAGPTGLGAAHRLRELGFEDVVVLEANDYVGGLATSFTDDAGFTYDIGGHVMFSHYDYYDRLVDGLMGEDYTVLRREAWVWMEQRYIPYPFQNNVKDLEPATVLECVMGLIEAQRTPAPPPTNFAEWMEQVFGAGMTKHFMRPYNFKVWATPAELMSFNWIGERVSVVDVEAVLRNILFDQPEVSWGPNNSFRYPLRGGTGFLYRKMAEPLADLIELECPVVAVDPAAREVRTADGRRWPYDVLLNTMPLNRLVERTEGVPDAVRRAVGGLQWSGSHIVGVGVDRPAGTSKNWIYFPEPDVPFYRVTYLSNYSPHLTPEPDQTLFLTETSRSPHKPADEATIVHDVVDGLVRTGLMTEEDRGRVVTTWRCSPDMTYPVPTTTRDAALGAIQPWLRSQGIWSRGRFGAWLYEIGNMDHSCMQGVEWVDHVLSGEPETTWIPRGEGAAGDGIR from the coding sequence ATGCTGGGAGCACCGCCTGCGAGGATCGTCGTCATCGGTGCCGGCCCGACCGGGCTCGGCGCCGCGCACCGCCTCAGGGAGCTCGGCTTCGAGGACGTGGTGGTGCTGGAGGCCAACGACTACGTCGGCGGCCTGGCGACGTCGTTCACCGACGACGCCGGGTTCACCTACGACATCGGCGGCCACGTGATGTTCAGCCACTACGACTACTACGACCGGCTGGTCGACGGCCTCATGGGCGAGGACTACACGGTCCTGCGCCGCGAGGCGTGGGTGTGGATGGAGCAGCGGTACATCCCGTACCCGTTCCAGAACAACGTGAAGGACCTCGAGCCGGCCACCGTGCTCGAGTGCGTGATGGGCCTGATCGAGGCGCAGCGCACGCCGGCGCCGCCGCCCACGAACTTCGCCGAGTGGATGGAGCAGGTCTTCGGGGCGGGCATGACCAAGCACTTCATGCGGCCCTACAACTTCAAGGTCTGGGCCACGCCGGCGGAGCTGATGTCGTTCAACTGGATCGGCGAGCGGGTGTCGGTGGTCGACGTCGAGGCCGTCCTGCGCAACATCCTGTTCGACCAGCCCGAGGTGTCCTGGGGGCCGAACAACAGCTTCCGCTACCCGCTGCGGGGCGGCACGGGGTTCCTGTACCGGAAGATGGCCGAGCCCCTCGCCGACCTCATCGAGCTGGAGTGCCCGGTCGTGGCGGTGGACCCGGCGGCCAGGGAGGTCCGCACCGCCGACGGCCGGCGCTGGCCCTACGACGTGCTGCTCAACACGATGCCGCTGAACCGGCTGGTCGAGCGGACCGAGGGCGTGCCCGACGCCGTCCGCCGGGCCGTCGGCGGGCTCCAGTGGTCGGGCAGCCACATCGTCGGCGTCGGCGTGGACCGCCCGGCCGGGACGAGCAAGAACTGGATCTACTTCCCCGAGCCCGACGTGCCGTTCTACCGGGTCACCTACCTGTCGAACTACTCGCCGCACCTCACGCCCGAGCCCGACCAGACCCTGTTCCTCACCGAGACGTCGCGGTCGCCGCACAAGCCGGCCGACGAGGCGACGATCGTGCACGACGTGGTCGACGGCCTCGTCCGCACCGGCCTCATGACCGAGGAGGACCGGGGCCGGGTCGTCACGACGTGGCGGTGCTCGCCGGACATGACCTACCCGGTGCCGACGACCACGAGGGACGCCGCCCTCGGGGCGATCCAGCCGTGGCTGCGGTCCCAGGGCATCTGGTCGCGCGGCCGGTTCGGGGCCTGGCTCTACGAGATCGGGAACATGGACCACTCCTGCATGCAGGGGGTCGAGTGGGTCGACCACGTGCTGTCGGGCGAGCCGGAGACGACGTGGATCCCGCGCGGCGAGGGCGCCGCCGGCGACGGGATCAGGTAG
- a CDS encoding glycosyltransferase, with protein sequence MPAYDELVVLSHLRWTWVWQRPQHLVSRLGRDVPTWFVEEPMPTDGVDAPRLTTAPDGAVTRVWWQVPGPARWAGFNDPGAAGYADAVADLFPPRPGRVVWLYTAMALPLAQRIEHDVLVYDVMDDLASFKGAAPELRLRHRAALRAADVVFTGGRSLHAGVAAVRRTGVHCFPSGVEPEHYASAVGLRPARRERPVAGYVGVVDERLDLGLVADLAAALPDWDVEIVGPVCKIDEADLPQASNLRWAGPRRYDELPGVMAGFDVALMPFALNEATRSISPTKTLEYLAAGLPVVSTRVPDVVADHAAWVDLADDGPSFAAACRRALDVDPAARRAATAEVLRHDHWDAIAARMGAAIAAAMTDGEGPEAVEAAGS encoded by the coding sequence GTGCCCGCCTACGACGAGCTGGTCGTCCTGTCCCACCTGCGCTGGACGTGGGTGTGGCAGCGCCCCCAGCACCTCGTCTCCCGCCTCGGCCGCGACGTGCCCACGTGGTTCGTCGAGGAGCCGATGCCGACCGACGGCGTCGACGCCCCCCGCCTGACGACGGCGCCCGACGGGGCCGTCACCCGCGTGTGGTGGCAGGTCCCCGGCCCGGCCCGGTGGGCCGGCTTCAACGATCCGGGCGCGGCGGGCTACGCCGACGCCGTGGCCGACCTGTTCCCGCCCCGCCCCGGCCGGGTGGTGTGGCTGTACACGGCGATGGCCCTGCCGCTCGCCCAGCGGATCGAGCACGACGTGCTCGTGTACGACGTGATGGACGACCTGGCCTCGTTCAAGGGCGCCGCCCCCGAGCTGCGGCTGCGGCACCGGGCCGCGCTGCGGGCCGCCGACGTCGTGTTCACCGGCGGGCGGTCGCTGCACGCCGGCGTCGCCGCCGTGCGCAGGACCGGGGTCCACTGCTTCCCGAGCGGGGTGGAGCCGGAGCACTACGCGTCCGCCGTCGGGCTGCGCCCGGCCCGCCGCGAGCGGCCGGTCGCCGGCTACGTCGGCGTCGTGGACGAGCGGCTCGACCTCGGGCTCGTCGCCGACCTGGCCGCCGCCCTGCCCGACTGGGACGTGGAGATCGTCGGCCCGGTGTGCAAGATCGACGAGGCCGACCTGCCGCAGGCGTCCAACCTCCGCTGGGCCGGGCCCCGCCGCTACGACGAGCTGCCCGGCGTGATGGCCGGGTTCGACGTGGCCCTCATGCCATTCGCGCTGAACGAGGCGACGCGGTCGATCAGCCCGACGAAGACGCTCGAGTACCTGGCCGCCGGGCTGCCGGTGGTCTCCACGCGCGTCCCCGACGTGGTCGCCGACCACGCCGCCTGGGTGGACCTGGCCGACGACGGCCCGTCGTTCGCGGCGGCCTGCCGCCGGGCGCTCGACGTCGACCCCGCGGCCCGCCGGGCGGCCACCGCCGAGGTCCTGCGCCACGACCACTGGGACGCCATCGCCGCCCGCATGGGCGCGGCCATCGCGGCCGCCATGACCGACGGCGAGGGCCCTGAGGCGGTGGAGGCCGCGGGCAGCTAG
- a CDS encoding aminotransferase class III-fold pyridoxal phosphate-dependent enzyme gives MGDRILDEYLRRTPASAAAAARAERVMPGGDTRAAGWHPPYPLMVVRGAGPILTDADGNDHWDLSGNFTSLAHGHAYPPIVEAAGRAMADGTAWPARNAHQVALAERLVERVASVERVRFCNSGSEAAMLALNVARLATGRPGVLMARFGYHGSHEAFEAGTFPERPHVPGADHTLLADHGDAGSFERALADHGDEVAAVFLETVMGVAGIVAPPPGFLDRVAAAARRAGALLVLDEVIAFRLATGGAQSIFGASPDLTLFGKVVGGGFPVGAVGGRADVMALLDPSTGRLFHSGTFNGNPVTCAAGLVSVDHLTPDRIDAMAALAERLERGLAAGAAAAGLPFSDRRCGSLLNVWFLPEPPPPSARRDDDAAMTAFHLAGMNHGLYFASRGMLALSTVMDEAAVDEIVERAGDAMADVAAAVPAAAGRR, from the coding sequence GTGGGCGATCGCATCCTCGACGAGTACCTCCGCCGCACGCCGGCGTCGGCGGCGGCCGCCGCCCGGGCCGAGCGGGTGATGCCCGGCGGCGACACCAGGGCCGCCGGCTGGCACCCGCCCTACCCGCTGATGGTCGTGCGGGGCGCCGGGCCGATCCTCACCGACGCCGACGGCAACGACCACTGGGACCTCTCCGGCAACTTCACCAGCCTGGCCCACGGGCACGCCTACCCGCCGATCGTCGAGGCCGCCGGGCGGGCCATGGCGGACGGCACGGCCTGGCCGGCCCGCAACGCCCACCAGGTGGCCCTGGCCGAGCGGCTGGTCGAGCGGGTGGCGTCGGTCGAGCGGGTGCGGTTCTGCAACTCCGGGTCCGAGGCCGCCATGCTCGCCCTGAACGTCGCCCGGCTGGCCACCGGCCGGCCCGGCGTGCTGATGGCCCGGTTCGGCTACCACGGCTCCCACGAGGCGTTCGAGGCCGGCACCTTCCCCGAGCGGCCCCACGTGCCCGGCGCCGACCACACGCTCCTCGCCGACCACGGCGACGCCGGCTCCTTCGAGCGGGCCCTGGCCGACCACGGCGACGAGGTGGCGGCCGTGTTCCTCGAGACGGTGATGGGCGTCGCCGGGATCGTGGCCCCGCCGCCGGGCTTCCTCGACCGGGTGGCGGCCGCCGCCCGCCGGGCCGGCGCCCTCCTCGTGCTGGACGAGGTGATCGCCTTCCGGCTGGCCACCGGCGGGGCGCAGTCGATCTTCGGGGCGAGCCCCGACCTCACCCTGTTCGGCAAGGTCGTCGGCGGCGGGTTCCCGGTCGGCGCCGTCGGCGGCCGGGCCGACGTGATGGCGCTGCTCGACCCGAGCACCGGCCGCCTGTTCCACTCGGGCACGTTCAACGGCAACCCGGTGACGTGCGCGGCCGGCCTCGTCTCGGTCGACCACCTCACCCCCGACCGCATCGACGCCATGGCCGCGCTGGCCGAGCGGCTGGAGCGGGGCCTCGCCGCCGGCGCGGCCGCGGCCGGCCTGCCGTTCTCGGACCGCCGCTGCGGGTCGCTCCTGAACGTGTGGTTCCTGCCCGAGCCGCCGCCGCCGTCGGCCCGGCGCGACGACGACGCGGCGATGACCGCCTTCCACCTCGCCGGCATGAACCACGGCCTGTACTTCGCGTCGCGCGGCATGCTCGCGCTGTCGACGGTGATGGACGAGGCCGCCGTCGACGAGATCGTCGAGCGGGCCGGCGACGCCATGGCCGACGTGGCCGCCGCCGTGCCGGCCGCTGCCGGCCGGCGCTAG